Proteins from one Anastrepha obliqua isolate idAnaObli1 chromosome 2, idAnaObli1_1.0, whole genome shotgun sequence genomic window:
- the LOC129239377 gene encoding transferrin, whose product MSSAKMGYTTIVYLATALLGVVSLASVQADEQIYRMCVPQLYYKDCLDLLKDPSEAGIQMECVAGRDRIDCLDKINQRKADVLASEPEDMYVAYHTKNQDYRVVSEIRSKADKDAEFRYEGIILVKKNSNINSLKELRGKKSCHTGFGRNVGYKIPITKLKNTHILKISLDPEITATERELKALSEFFTQSCLVGTYSPYPETDRLLKKKYSNLCALCEKPEQCNYPDIFSGYDGAIRCLDKGKGEVAFTKVQYIKSYFGLTPGSKAEGDPSEFEYLCEDGTRRPVTGPACSWAQRPWVGYISNVDAVNGEQKLHNLQNRLEKFFENGLHAENQKAVAHLFINENNTYYSKPEAVEPKVYLERAGYKDVIERDVSDIRKMRLCVQTDIELAKCETMHRAAYSRDIRPELECVQENDCLIAVQNKTADLVVVNGNNYKQARDLKLKPIVYESYGPDNVYVAIVEPSVSKDVQKLPINFDAQNERARQAALFLNKRRNINPCQTTPSTDKNLAIVHSSELDQYKNKQLVCASLDVKPVTEYQTCNLEVDLPKAVFIRDSMTTVEQETCRHLFASLSTKFAKGSRMPDVFTLFGQYEKDAKNVLFDDDAIEFVTDLKNPNTNEQIYNELICDTNAIKQL is encoded by the exons ATGAGCAGCGCTAAAATGGGTTATACGACAATAGTTTACTTGGCTACGGCCCTATTGGGCGTGGTCAGTTTGGCTTCGGTCCAAGCTGACGAGCAAATAT atcgcATGTGCGTGCCGCAACTGTATTACAAAGATTGTTTGGATCTGTTGAAGGATCCCTCGGAGGCTGGCATACAAATGGAATGCGTGGCTGGACGTGATCGCATCGATTGTTTGGACAAAATCAATCAGCGTAAGGCTGATGTGCTCGCCAGCGAACCGGAGGATATGTATGTCGCTTATCACACGAAGAATCAGGATTATCGCGTCGTCTCCGAAATTCGCTCCAAGGCTGATAAGGACG CGGAGTTCCGTTATGAGGGCATTATTTTGGTGAAGAAAAATTCGAACATTAACAGCTTGAAGGAGTTGCGCGGCAAGAAATCCTGTCACACCGGCTTCGGACGCAATGTGGGCTATAAG ATTCCAATTACTAAATTGAAGAATACGCATATTCTTAAAATCTCTCTGGATCCCGAAATAACCGCCACCGAACGTGAATTGAAAGCCCTGTCGGAGTTCTTCACACAATCCTGTCTGGTTGGCACCTATTCGCCATATCCCGAAACTGATCGTCTACTGA AGAAGAAATACTCCAATTTGTGCGCACTTTGCGAGAAACCCGAACAATGCAACTATCCTGACATATTTTCTGGTTATGATGGCGCAATTCGTTGCTTGGACAAGGGCAAGGGTGAGGTGGCCTTCACCAAGGTGCAATACATCAAGTCATACTTTGGC CTCACGCCCGGCTCCAAAGCTGAAGGCGATCCTTCGGAATTCGAATACCTCTGTGAGGATGGCACTCGTCGCCCCGTTACCGGTCCCGCTTGTTCGTGGGCTCAACGCCCATGGGTTGGTTACATTTCGAATGTCGATGCGGTAAATGGCGAGCAGAAGTTGCACAACTTGCAAAATCGTCTAGAGAAATTCTTTGAGAATGGTTTACATGCCGAGAACCAAAAGGCCGTTGCACATTTGTTCATCAACGAGAACAACACCTATTACAGCAAACCGGAAGCGGTTGAACCAAAAGTGTATTTGGAGCGTGCCGGCTATAAGGATGTTATCGAACGTGATGTCAGCGACATTAGGAAAATGCGCCTCTGTGTGCAGACCGACATTGAATTGGCCAAATGTGAAACGATGCACCGTGCCGCCTATTCGCGTGATATCCGTCCAGAGTTGGAGTGCGTGCAGGAGAACGATTGTTTGATTGCCGTTCAAAATAAAACGGCTGATTTGGTTGTGGTAAACGGCAACAACTACAAACAGGCGCGCGATCTCAAACTCAAACCGATCGTTTATGAAAGCTACGGACCAGACAATGTGTATGTGGCCATTGTAGAGCCGAGCGTTAGCAAGGATGTACAAAAGTTGCCAAT CAACTTTGATGCGCAAAACGAACGCGCTCGTCAGGCGGCGCTCTTCTTGAATAAACGTCGCAATATCAATCCCTGTCAGACCACGCCGTCCACCGACAAGAATCTCGCTATTGTGCATTCCAGTGAATTGGATCAATACAAGAACAAGCAGCTGGTGTGTGCCAGCTTGGATGTGAAACCGGTTACCGAGTACCAGACTTGTAATTTGGAAGTTGACTTGCCAAAGGCAGTCTTCATACGCGATAGCATGACTACAGTTGAGCAAGAGACCTGCAGGCATCTGTTTGCTTCGCTTTCAACGAAGTTTGCCAAAGGTAGCCGAATGCCCGATGTCTTTACACTATTCGGCCAATACGAAAAGGACGCCAAGAATGTGCTGTTCGAT GATGATGCTATTGAGTTCGTGACTGACTTGAAGAATCCCAACACTAATGAGCAAATCTACAATGAGCTTATATGTGATACAAATGCCATTAAGCAGCTTTAA